The DNA sequence TTGTTGATACAATTAGACAAGACCTGCTTGGAAAAGCTGTATGTGAACAAATCAAAGAAGTTTTTACCTTAGTACGAGATCTCGAGGAAAGAAAACTATGTTTGCATTGTGTGTCCTTTTGGGGGGACTCGGACATAACTTTCTGATCCTTTGTGAGATTTGTTATCACTTGATTGTGAAACTTATCAACTTCAGATACGGCAGCTGGCATAACCAAGCTTGGTGATTCTCTCTCAAGATGAGATGGAAAAGGAGGAGAATTGCAAGTCAAATTAATACCAAACAATCTGCAACCTACAGAAGCATCGAGCTTTGCGACATTTTCATACTGGTCATTTACCCTTGATGAGATAGAGGAGTCACAACCAGAAAGAAGAGACCTTGCAGAAACAGTCTTGGCATCTCCTGTAGATTCTGAGAATAGATTCAAAGAAATACCAACATGAGGAGAAGGCCAGATACCTTCAGAGCGAAACATTGAGCCATAATAGTTCCCGTTACTTATATCTTTATTCTTCAAAGGCCACACAGCCTGACTATCAGAGCTTTGGACATCAGCAGAGCTACCTAATTGTGTCAATTCCGACTGTGTTGTTGATCCTTGATACCAAAAAGACGAGGCAGCCGAATTGAGAGTAATTTCTATAATTCAATTAACACGTACATTTTAGCAATCGTAAATTGCATCCACTCAttgaaaagaaaattacaaTATAGTTCTTCATACCAGATTGAGGAATGTCAACAGGTCGGGGCCTCTTGTTCTTTGTTACTGGTTGAGTTAGGTTTAGAGGGGCAGATGAAGCTACAAAAGGCTCTATTTCCCAGGGTGAAACCCTCTCTGGTCTTGGAATGGAAGCATGTTCATCCCATTGAATCTAAAACAGAACACACAAAATTAATGAGAGGCAATCAATACATACACTGAAATTTGGGCCAAAATAATTGTTTCATACCTTCAAAGACCGCCACTTTGAATTAGCCCATTGTGAAGATAGATCTCCAACCCCAACAATAGTGCCCGTGAACCTAGAAAATTAGTTTAGAACTCATTATTCACTGGAAAACAATTAACATCATCAATAGCCAATATATAACTGTAAATACCTTCTTTCAGGTGAGTCTTCACCCTCGAATCTCATCTTAAAGCGCATCCCAACAGTAAGTTTATTGTTCATAGCATCAAGATATTTGTTCAAGCCAATAATGAATTGACTAGTCCTGGAAAACTTACAAAGTTAACTGCTTACAATGCAATGTTCACCTAGGAACATCtacagaaaaaaagaaaagaagatatTCTCCAACCTCGGCTTATAGTAAACAACAAAGAGAGTTCGGGTATTGAAAGCATGAGAAGCAGTAGCAAGCACACCAAGATGCATGCTGTGACTTGAAATCACAGATGAAGGCATGAGACTCTGTTGACAAGCAAGACGCCTAACACCAACTCGCAGTTCACCATTATCACCCCTTCAAAAATTTTGTTACATAACAAAGCTAATCAGCTAACAATAATTCCACCAAATTTAAACTAAGAAAAACACAAGAATAAACAAGTGCACATACCTTAAAAACACAAAAGCATCGCCTGCAACCAATCTCTTGGAAGTAACAAATGTACTCCATCCTGTGGTAAGCAAATGCCTTCTCGGTTGGCCTATTCAGCAACCAAACAAGAACAACTATCATTTACAAGCAATTCAACATGCCTACTAGCTATTCTTCGTTGGGggtaatttttttcaaatgatatataatttaaacCTGTAAATTAATTAGTGAATACATGTTTGATCTCACTACCTCTAAATATATgtttgaatttccactcataGCCATGAAGATCTTTAGCAGCCAACTCTTGAGTTGGGGTTGTTTGTGTCATGTCCTAAAAACATTAAAGAGGTATATAAGCAAACAAAAAAGCCAAACAAAGTCCAGCATGCTCATGCCAGAGAATAGTATCCAATCCATGGGAAGTTTAATACCAGAGGAGGCAAGCATTCAGTGGCATGTTTTCGAAGAACTGAGAAGCCGCCATGGGTACTTGTATCAGACGCCGTCAAAATCTTGCAGAACGAATGAACATTCGGCCGTGCAGGTTCATCAACGCATGGATCAGGACTTGTTGGTTCTGTTTGCTGTAAAATTCACCAAAGCCACTCAAAATCAAAATCTACAAGTAAATTACTCGAAACTCTGTGCTCGGTGTTGGAAAAAACAAAACCATAAAAattgttttttctattttacatGTTCTAAATGAAAAGTTTCAACAACAAagattataaaaagaaaagactcACATTGGTTTCTGGCACCAAAGTGATCCGAGCATAAACTTCATCAGTTTCTTGTTCTGCCTAATGGTTtcataaaaagaaaacaaaattacCACATCAAATTACGAAACAAAAGCAAACGTacatacacaaatatatatatacacatatatataagtataatcAAATAGAAACTAGAAGAAGAAATAGAATACCAGATATTCTATATTAAGCACGCTACAAAGGATCTTGGAGGGAAGATTAAAAAGAGGGAGTTGCTGATTCACTTCCTGATTTGTGGATGCTTCCAACTACAAAACCCAGAAGTTTTCAACCGAAAAAAACGATTTTTAGAAAATGCCCAAGAACAAAGGCAGAATTTTGATCCATATAGGAATAATGAAAAAGTGTGATGGGATAGGATTGAAAACGGAGTTTACCTGTTCCATGTGACCTTGAGGAAAATAGAAGACTCTCTCTCCTGGCCGAGGAACCTCCACCAGAGGACCGGCACAGGCGTTCCATAGTTCCTTGAAAATACTGTCCTCCGGACCTATTCAACACAAACGTACGAACCAACAAATCTTCAATAAGGAAAAGTAAATGAGTCTAAAAACTTCATGTTCAGACTCAGCTTGGTTTCTGAGACTAGGAATTTGGGAAATATACAAATAAAACACTACGAACTCCAAAATTGAAATCTTAAACTAGAAATGAAAAATGCTTAACCAAGTTCAGCTCAAAAGCCAACAAGGGGACCCAAATTTTGATAAATTTGTTTCCAACAAAGTTTCCTCTGTTTTTCTATCCATGTATTTTTCATAAACAAAAATCTATGGCATTTCCATTCCATATCCTCAACTGGTCTTTGTAAATAATCTATTTAGTTTTGTTCGTTAACGAAGCTGATCAAAACCCAGAAACAACACCCCCACCTGTTTCGGAACGAGAAATCGACGAGCCACCTTCAAGATGAGCCATTCAAAGCCCAGACACCCccgaaaaacgacgtgtcg is a window from the Cannabis sativa cultivar Pink pepper isolate KNU-18-1 chromosome 1, ASM2916894v1, whole genome shotgun sequence genome containing:
- the LOC115706103 gene encoding auxin response factor 18 isoform X2; translated protein: MAHLEGGSSISRSETGPEDSIFKELWNACAGPLVEVPRPGERVFYFPQGHMEQLEASTNQEVNQQLPLFNLPSKILCSVLNIEYLAEQETDEVYARITLVPETNQTEPTSPDPCVDEPARPNVHSFCKILTASDTSTHGGFSVLRKHATECLPPLDMTQTTPTQELAAKDLHGYEWKFKHIFRGQPRRHLLTTGWSTFVTSKRLVAGDAFVFLRGDNGELRVGVRRLACQQSLMPSSVISSHSMHLGVLATASHAFNTRTLFVVYYKPRTSQFIIGLNKYLDAMNNKLTVGMRFKMRFEGEDSPERRFTGTIVGVGDLSSQWANSKWRSLKIQWDEHASIPRPERVSPWEIEPFVASSAPLNLTQPVTKNKRPRPVDIPQSEITLNSAASSFWYQGSTTQSELTQLGSSADVQSSDSQAVWPLKNKDISNGNYYGSMFRSEGIWPSPHVGISLNLFSESTGDAKTVSARSLLSGCDSSISSRVNDQYENVAKLDASVGCRLFGINLTCNSPPFPSHLERESPSLVMPAAVSEVDKFHNQVITNLTKDQKVMSESPQKDTQCKHSFLSSRSRTKVQMQGVAVGRAIDLTTLNGYDDLIDELEKMFEINGELRPPSKWAVVFTDDENDMMLVGDDLWTDFCKMVKKIFIYSSEEVKKMSNFKLRGSSVECEGNTISLDSEHRAEA
- the LOC115706103 gene encoding auxin response factor 9 isoform X1 is translated as MAHLEGGSSISRSETGPEDSIFKELWNACAGPLVEVPRPGERVFYFPQGHMEQLEASTNQEVNQQLPLFNLPSKILCSVLNIEYLAEQETDEVYARITLVPETNQTEPTSPDPCVDEPARPNVHSFCKILTASDTSTHGGFSVLRKHATECLPPLDMTQTTPTQELAAKDLHGYEWKFKHIFRGQPRRHLLTTGWSTFVTSKRLVAGDAFVFLRGDNGELRVGVRRLACQQSLMPSSVISSHSMHLGVLATASHAFNTRTLFVVYYKPRTSQFIIGLNKYLDAMNNKLTVGMRFKMRFEGEDSPERRFTGTIVGVGDLSSQWANSKWRSLKIQWDEHASIPRPERVSPWEIEPFVASSAPLNLTQPVTKNKRPRPVDIPQSEITLNSAASSFWYQGSTTQSELTQLGSSADVQSSDSQAVWPLKNKDISNGNYYGSMFRSEGIWPSPHVGISLNLFSESTGDAKTVSARSLLSGCDSSISSRVNDQYENVAKLDASVGCRLFGINLTCNSPPFPSHLERESPSLVMPAAVSEVDKFHNQVITNLTKDQKVMSESPQKDTQCKHSFLSSRSRTKKVQMQGVAVGRAIDLTTLNGYDDLIDELEKMFEINGELRPPSKWAVVFTDDENDMMLVGDDLWTDFCKMVKKIFIYSSEEVKKMSNFKLRGSSVECEGNTISLDSEHRAEA